The DNA window TTTTTTGATGGCAGTGaaggttgatttttttttaaaaaaacaaggttTCCTTGCACTTAATAGATAACTGATTTTTCTTTTAGCTTTTAATTTTAATGTTGATATTGATACAAGAAAATGGTGACGTTTTTTGTACAGTGAGTGACTCTGGAAAGGACAGATTTCCTGATAAGGTAGTGGACATCTAACCTGCATCAGGCAATCCATGTATTGATCTGAATTCATGAGACTGTCTCTTGATGTTGCAGCTCAGTAATATGTTGAGACCGTAGAAGCAACAGCCTACAGGGCTAATAATACTGTTAGTTATGTGTGCCAGTTTCTTtttctcaatctttttttattaagtttcaaatatataaacataacaatgatagtgatacaaagagatcgggattacacTAATAATGGTTAAAGTATGCAGACACAGACTCCGAGTAACAtgtgtaatctaagcctcccaatctcttagtaactgaACATGAAAAGGATTCAAAAATTTTTATACAAAAACGAAGTCCCCccctaaacaaaaaaaaacagaagctgGGTTGCCATGTTTCATCAGTTAAAATCATTATTTGACATTAACTCTGCTCCTCTAGACACAAATAAAAAGTTGTTGAGAAGGATTCGgaaaaggtcagcttacatcatatgaaaatgttgaataaatggcctccaagtttcttcaaatttaaccgaaggatCGATAGTACCACTCCTAATTTAAGcatgttatagtttgggaaaaccactgaaatgtaGTAGGgtgattagaatctttccatttaaataaaatggatcttctggctagtAATGCAACAAATGCAATCAAGCGGCAAGCTGAAGGGGTTAATTGTctagagtccatcactggtaatccaaaaattgcagtaataggatgaggttgtaaatcactacacaaaactactgaaataatatcaaaaatatttttccaaaggagggcaagaccagaacatcaaggaagctacctcagaattacatctgccacagacaggatttatatgacAATAAATATGGGTCCTATGAACCATCTTAAGTTGTATCAAGGCGTGtctagcacacattgaagaagggttaactagttggagaattttctcccatttccctataggtaaagatacctgaagttctctttcccattcattcttaattttatcagatgtacctagaTGTATTTTTgtaatcagatcataaataattgctattaaactcttgATAGGGCTTTAAACCTAAAATAttttctgtaatttcagtttgatgtgGTATCAGAAAAGTAGGTAAAataacatttgaaaagtttctaatctgtaaatatctgaaaaaatgtgatctaggcaaattatatttattagacaactgttcaaaagacatgaagcagttatccatgaataaatcacaaaaacatgttattcacttcgttttccataaaagaaaagcttgatcagtTCTGGATGGTTGGAAGAAAACAGtaagatataataggacttgataggatgaatttattcaatccaaaaaatttacgaaattgaaaccatattcatattgtatgtttagttatgggtttagtcgtttgtttattgagtttagtaagtgcaaagggaagcgAGGCCCCTAAGATAGAAGCCAATGAGAACCCCATACAGACTCGCACTCGAGGTTCACCCATCATGGAcattgaatttcatccaaatcttgTGTCCAGAATGTTAAATATCGattattaattgcccaataatagaatCTAAAGTTCGGCAATGCCAAACTGCcatccttttttgatttctgtaaatatttcttacttaacctaggatttttattctgccatagatatgaagaaattttagaatcaataatatcaaaaaaggatttagagaTGAAGATTGGTACCcgcctgaaatagatacagaaatttaggtaaaataatcatcttaatagtatTAATTTGACCAATCAATGATAAGGACAATGGAACCATTTAGTAAGCAGTTGTTGaacatgatcaattaagggtaaaaggtgccAGTTTCTGTTTGTTCTTGAGTTTCTTCTTGCAGCCTTCTATTTTGTTTGTAGCAATGTTTAATGACTATGGAGGGACTGTTGCACATAGTGAAAGCAACATATGTACTGTGAATCTgtgacattttgtgtgtgatttttCTATGGAGGTGACTATAGCCATTTTGAAGTTTTATCCCTGGGACATGACCTGGTTGTCATGTATTACTGAGTAAAGCTAGCCAGTAATTCAACAAAATTACATGATTTCCTTTCAGATGTGAATAGACTCCACTTCCAAAGGTTTTTctattccctccccttacctagCTAAACATTTGTATAAAACTGGGGTTTTATGAGAGATGTGTGGAGGAAATTTATACAATTTAATCATCATGTGGACAGAATTTCAGTATTTGAGACtcgtaataaaaacagaaaatgttcacCTGGTCTATTAAGGGAGACATTAGGAAGATTGACTGAAAGCCTGGTCATCCAGTTCTGTTCTCAGGAGTTCTAAAGGCAGAAAAGTAGGGTGGAGAAATGAACTTGAGTGAGAATGCTAGAGCTAGGTTGGGTTGTTCACTGCACAGCCACCAGTACTGGGAAAAGGCATGATAGGAGAGTGCTCAAGAGGCTAGTTTAACAAGAAAGGGGAACATAACAACAGCACTTTACTCATATCTGGCATCACCAGTGACTTGTATCATTCAGTTTCCACCTTATCACAAACATTCTTCTTGTTCTCCCCACTGCTTACTTTACTCCAGGGGTCATCAAcctttttttgcaccgtggaccggtttaatattgacaatattcctgCGGACTGGCtgacggggggagggggggtggttaaacacgaccggaatacagcgatactcgaaggaggttccttatgtccagtccgttctgcaatttagtttacgtggctctcagcacttgcttctgtcctgcttgctcacggtttttccgctcaaaaaactcaacggggtttgtctttaagtgcagggtggtTGCACTCAAGGtatcaaagcagttttgagggcttcattgcctcattagacagcctctgggcccCAACTCCAGCCTCCGCCTGCCCGCcaccagatgccttggccaggtgtgactagtcgtgggtggggtgagaggacaaggtcagggccagaAGTCCCTGTGCCTAGGCTGCAGTGGTCGCAGTTCGGAGAGAGCgactgaccgagcgaggagtgcgacagggcgtgcgctcgcccccccccccccccccccccccgtaggatctattgaccgacaaaagtttggctcgagggatgactttcagtagatcgcagcaaggtagctgctctgctacttacgaaaccctgagcctgaattaggtcatctgcgaatattttagcacctggTTCCacacgaacattcagtgtgctaaacaggtttagaggcagcgcccatctgtctgcgctcAGCGCCAGTAACAAcagcacttctcgccggccgtgTGAGGCGGCCGGTTaaccgaggccaaccagtgatccctggcgtgagGGTATCACTGGGTTTAGacgactgatgacctcacgtgcgttcaagttcaacagtagaCGTgatggaatgaggaaaggtgcgtCTGACTCATTGTTTCATATTGACaaatattgtttcctcgcggcctggtagcacatgctttgcggcccagtACTGGTCCacagcccagtggttggggaccactgctttaCTCTGTAACTATAAATTTCatcaacttgaaatgttaactctttttctctcaatggatgctgcctaatGTACATAGaacaagattcaaatttattaaATGTAACTTccagtacacaggtgtaaaggagaacaaggtaactgttactctgtgtctgatgcagcacaaaaaggaAAACAAGAATATAAAGAACACGATAATAaaacacaaatataaatacataaagtaACTTGTATGCAAAGATTGATTGtacgtccataaagtgactccaggtacaggaatgtctgtacgtaaggtgattgacaggaaatggtaaagtagtgttggtggggtgggttaggTGGAGGTGTTCATCAACCTTACTGCTTGAGAAAATTAActtttttgaatctggtggtcctgacATAGAAGACATAGATGCTAcatagccttctccctgatgggagtaggaTAAACGGTCATTGGGCAAGGAGAGTGGGATCGTTCATGATTATACTGGTCCTTTTTCAGGACTGTTATGtagatatgtccttgatggcaggtgtgctggtgatgcattggacaGCTTTGGCTATCCATTGTTGAGCCTTCCTGTCAGCCatagtgatgcagcatgttagggtgCTCTCAGCAGCACGTCTATAGAAAGTTATttgtatagatgtgcatagtccagctctgttcaccctcctcagaaagtagaggcgttgGTGAACATAGAACGTGACAGCAcagaatgggccctttggcccatcatgttgtgccgaccttttaacctactccaaggtaaatctaacccttccctcctgcatgaGCCTctatttctatcatccatgtgcctatcaaagagtttcttaaatgtctctaatgtatcttcATCTGCCACCACTTCCaacagggcattccatgcacccatcactctctgtgtaaaaacaaacttacctctgacatccccatatACTGTCCTCCAActgccttaaaattatgcccccttgtattataACAGACTCTTCTGGCCTAATGAATCTGCGCCACACAATTACACCTATGTGTCCGCCTATGAACCTGTGCATATTTGGATGTGTGTTGAGTATTTTACACATTTTTACATTGTTTCCTGTGTCAGCCGTTCCATCAAGAAGAATTGGGAGGCTGGGGGTGGGACGGGTCAAATGGCTCCTAATCTATTACCAATTATGGCGATAGAGAAGATGTAAGGCTGAAAAGGGTTTTCGTGAGGGCATTCTTCGGCATGCAGTTAATGACAGTGCAGTCTCAAGACATTTCTTTTAATTTCCTGTGAGTTTTAGGAAACACAATTTAAGGGACCTGTTTGTATTCAAATATTTGTATAAATGGTTATGCTGGAATTCTGAACACCAGAACACTCTCCCAATTAGTACCATGAGAATTTGTTCAGCATATGGACTACAGTGACACAAGAACATCAAACATAGAACATTAAAACACAGTACAAGCCTTTCAGctcatgatattgtgctgacttTATATtctactctaagatcattctaacccttccctcccacatagccctccatttttctttcatccatgtgaagagtttcttaaattaCCCTAATGTATCTTCATCTACCACCACTCCTAGCAAGGTGTTCCCATGCACCCGCCACTCTCTGGTAaacaacttaactctgacatcccccttatactttACTTCAAtccccttaaaattatgcccccttgtattagccatttccgcacTGGAAACAGATCTCTGGCTATTCAcgcgatctatgcctcttatcatcttgtacacctgtatctagtcacctctcatcctccttcgaaTCACCTTCTTTGGTGTGACTTAGGAAAAGCAGTAAATACTGGTCTTGCTGGCAATGGCCCCAACCCCATAAATGAACCCCTTGTTACTTGGTTTCAAATTTATGAAGAATACTTTCATAGTGCAAAACTATTAATACACAAAGCCATTTCATTTATGTGTCCAGATTGGTTAGTGTCATTTTTATTCCTTAATTGGGCTTTAATATTTTTAATCTATTATTACACTACAAGAAGTTAAAATGTGTATGAGCATGCCCAAAAAATCTCACCTGTAAAATTGACAGCCTTATTGGGGATATAATCAGTTGGAGTTTAAGAAATTAATGAAGAATAGCAAGGGAGGAGGGTgtgaagaatttaaaaagaaacagTAAACTCTGGACTGGAGAAAGTATAAATATTGATCCACACCTAGATGGACATTCCCAAAGATGTTATAGATGCTATGAAATAAGATGGTTAAAACCATTTGTTTTTTCCAGATATCAGAGAACATGTCAAGCAGATTGAGAAAGCTGTGTCAAGTAAAGAGCCACGGTTTGTGCTAAGGGCTTTGCGTGCACTTCCTTCAACCTGCCGCAGGTTGAATCCCACCGTCCTTTACAAGGCCATCAATGGCTTCTTTGTGTCCAACACTTCGACGCGTGATCTCCTGCTGGCCTTTCTCGAGGAGGTTAGTGTTGATCAATAAAtgttatacagtcggccctccttattcgcgagttctgcatgcgcgaattcaaccaaccgcgaatcaaaaaaacccagaagtgctcttgcagcacttgttgttcgaacatgtacagactttttttcttgtcattattccctaagcagtgcagtataacaactattttacataacatttacttgtattaggtattataagtaatctagagatgatttaaagtatatgggaggatgtgcgtaggttatcgtggatcaggatcaAACAAAaaccggaagttctcttactaagtaagttggaacgggtacatccggtattatttagcgtcagttagtcaaacgtttgtcttagtatatagtatatattttacctttctgtgcatataaaatgcttaagaaacgtatgtttcagcaccgggcgatccagtgacagattgcTACCGAGTGTGCtgtccatccatgccgggttgatgtggaggattaaAAACCCAAAATCCCAAAGCCCTATAATTAAACCACaattagtaataattgtagctttcatcggggcagggcctttctcactttttcctttaaaattgttccggtcgttgaccaactgtagcctaacgcttttcaaATGATTGATGGCGTtttacctctttccgattgctttattatttccactttattttccaatcgtgatcgtgattattttcgtgaacagaaccACTGTGGATTCGGAGCTCCGcggctgggtcctaatgtccaccacactgagatgggttaaataaggtccggggttccagtgggtcctaaggtccaccgcattgagacaggttgaataagagacttgagcatccacgaggggtcccggaaccaatccctcgcggataaggagggccgactgtataataCTTTGTTAACGTGAATCAGAGGCAGCTATTTAGTTGAATGAGAAACTTATTCAGGGATCCAGATGAATTATAACATATGAACTAGATTCAAGAATTGACCATGAGTCCTTGGAGTTTGCTCTGCAATTCTAAACTTGCTGAAATTCAGAATGAGGGGGATTTTATCAAAACTTGTTGAATggcctagaaagagtggacatggagaggatgtttccatttacGGAGGAGTCTAGGGCtaggaggcacagcctcagaatagagggacatccttttagtagaacaaagatgaggaatttTTTAACCggtgggtgatgaatctgtggaattcattacccacAATGTGCTgaggaggccaattcattgggtatataaAATCAAGTACATTTCCTGAATATTTAAGAACTTCCAAAGAGGATGGATTTTTCTCTGGTAGATTGGCCTCACATGACAAAGTGAAAAACTATATGTTGTGTTCTCCGTTTGATATCAAGGGGAGGAAAGCAATCCTGTCTTAAAATGAAATTTTGGAGATTTATGTGATTTAACTGGTGAAATGAAAATGGCTGTGCCAAATGCTTTTAAATATTGTTCTTTTCAAGCCGATGGATACAGAAGGGGATGTGCAGTTCCGTCCTCGAACAGGAAAGGCAGCTTCAGTTCCTCTTCTGCCTGAGGCAGAGGCTTACCTGCAGCTTTTACTAGTCATTTACTTGACAAACAACAAACGATACACTGAGGTGAGTGGATTGACTGGAAGGACAATCCTTCCAGTGTAGTCGAAACTTCTAAACTGTATCCTACACATAAGCAGTAGTTTTAAGTTATACCTACTTGTAAAGTGCTTGCATTTGATTTAaattttttcctgttttttttcgAAATGCGCTTCCATTTATCTGGTACTTTCAAATTCTCCAGATGTGCTAAGTGGCATCGTATCAGTTACATTCCAAATGTAGCCATTGTTTTGTAGAGAGATGTGAGTGACCACATCCTTTGGGGTTTTAAGTATTGTGATGCACAGTTCTGGAGTGTAGTTTAAAacaaaaagctgacctgccaattttcTTTTGGGGCAGATTctttatacaggtttcccccgctactcgaaggtagagcgttcctgtgaaatggttcgtaagccggaatgtcgtaaagcgaagaagcaattaccatttatatgggaaaattttgtgaacgttcacagacccaaaaaataacctactaaatcatgccaaataacacataaaacctaaaataacagtaacatgtagtaaaagcaggaatgatctgataaatacacagcctatataatgtaggaatacttttctgcaattattgcagcactgtccaccgcagcAAAAATCTCACACAAGCGCTCTCAGCAGCACTCGCGGCAAAAACACTGGGCGCAAACGCTCTCGCCAGAAGCACACAGCGCAAGCGCTCTtggcagaagcactctttccagtaacctttaagctatgaagctgccaaatcataccaaataacacataaaaatacacagcctatataaagttgAAATAATGTACGTcctgtgtagtttcacttactggaatcgggaagacagcacactgatgatagtgtgttaggctgagtcatcggaggttggggtggtgggagactggggtgtcatctcatcgtcatctgtttccatcaggacaggcaggtcaccttctactatgtctgcctgcctcgatgtcgaaggttGAGTTTCGTCGTCTGATGTGGGAGGATTGAAAAACGACTATGCTTGACTGTTTAGCctcacgcatttttctatcatatattTCTTTGttagcactcaaaccatcctgcaaatatgcgcTAAACCTACGTACTCTTTCacaattaaagtcatacttttctgcaatcattgcagcgttgtcaatcacagcgaaaatctcacgcagttgcttcacgttcagttcctggacgacttcactttcggaCCATTTGCTACTGcgttcggcttcaattgttattCTTTCCTCTTCATCgtctcttcatctgtcagttcttggtcatgggatgccaaagcctcttcaacatcatcttcgtcaacttccacaaacccttagccaaactctctatatccttactttgttcaccacgatcgaaatgctttattatgtctagttttgcGCTAAGTGTAACCCTTatgcgctcttttaggcttttccaataccttagaactcatcttgctaatggatgcacaaaataaatcgacataaagcacagatgctcacaggcacgtgtttaagcaatgccggctagaatgcagttccgggggaggagcttggctgctcggcgTGTGCTGCCTcttcataacagtgaaaacacctgttagcaaaaacaggtaactaatgtaggtctttcgtaacagcaaggtgtcgtaaagcgaacattcaaaaaatgggggacacctgtatttaaGAGACCAATAGAAGAACACAGAgcttgagcaggattataaaacaaaagtgaTTCTGTAATGTTCTCCAGGCCCAGATTTCAAAGCAGACAATATTCTGAGCTCTATTGAGCTTGACTGAAACATTTTACATTCTCTGCTCTGACCACCATCTCCCCACCTTTCCCCTTGTCTTTTAGCAGCCTCTGGGCAGTAAGTCCTGTGGTTTGTCAGCCTTGATGCAAGTCCTGTGCTGCATTTTAAAAAGCAAGTGGTGTCTGTAAAGCTTTAGTCAGGCAGTAATGAAAGCAATGGCAATCCAGCTTCCCCAAATCACTGAAGGATGAAGATAGCACTTAGTACAGCACTAAGCCACAGATCCCACACAAAGGGCGTCAGGTTGAAGTCAAAGTTCTAGTTGAGTTGGCCAATCTCAAATCAGGGCAGAAACTCCATACAAAATCTTGACTAATATATCCTGGTAAGGTAGAGGAAAGCATTCCCCTTGCCACAAAGTATTGTTTATTGATACTTTTTTACAGACACATAGGCAAGAAATTGTCTGGCAGGCAGGTGtacagtttaatttggcattgtggtGGACACAAACACATGGGATGAAAgccctattcctgtgctgtactgttctgtgtattTGTAAAAATGGAGGGCAAGTTGATTACACAGCAGTGTCAAGATTGTTAAACTATACCAGAACATTTCACAAGAGAATTATCTAACAAAATTtatcattgtactgtgtaaaatgttatTAGTTCAGATGATCAACAGCTTAGGCAGAGGTTGTATCTAAACTGATACTTGAAGTAGAGATGAAAAGTCGAGATTTGAGACGAGAAATACCAGAGCTCAGAGCCCTGGAAGGCACGGCAACCATTGAAAATCAGATACACAAGTTCAGAAAGTAGACAGAACAGGGTCCCTGGTCAGTTTCAGCTGGAAAATGTGTCTGAGCTGAAGATTCTCATTAGTGATTATTCACCCTCACATTAAGGTTACTGGAAagttgatatttttttaaaaaaatgcaatgtCCATTTTTTTTGTGCAGGCACAGAAATCCTCTGATGACCTGATGCAAAAGATTGCTGCTCAGAATCGCCGGGCTCTAGACTTGGTTGCAGCTAAATGTTACTATTACCATGCTCGTGTCTATGAGTTTCTAAACAAACTTGATGCAGTCAGAAGGTGAGGGAGTCTTTGCATCTTGCTTCCTTGAGCAAAAGTAAAGTCATGTTGAAATTACACTTCTGAAGATAATGCTGATGATGTTTTATGATAATGATGTTTTGTGATTTGATACATTTAACTAAGTCCATAAATAGAATCAATTTTAATTGTCTTTTTGCTGATCTTGTTACTGGAGGTGTTGCCTGTCACCAGATAAAGAAATCAATTTTAGCCAGTCATTTTAAATTACTGCCAATGAGGATGGGTGAGTGCAGAGAAATGGGATGTGCTTTGGGACTGAAAATATGGGTATGGCAACAAATATTCAGCACCCAGATTATTATCAAATTCTTAATTGACCTCTGTTATAGAATTCCAGAAACAGTATAATAATTCCCTCTTAAATGATTGATTTGACTTTAGTAGTATTTGGATAGGATGAATTTCAAGTTCAAATGACCATTTCTGAGAAGTAACTTCCAATATCCCATTCCCTTGCTTCTATCAATGATCATAAACTTGACCCAATTATTACAGATTCACAGATCAATAGAAGTCTCTTGCATTTCAGTCTTGAACTCTTCCATTAGTTTTTGCATACTTTTCTGCCTCTCCTTTGAGGTAATGACAGCCATGGCTCATAACAAACAAGATTTGTATTCCATCAAAACAACATAGGTCCCAAAACACAAGCTAGCAGAAGTTTGTAGCCCCATAATATCTCCATGATTGATAAACTGTGAAGCTATTTTTGTCAATCTTTGATGTTTTGCAAGTCTTTTGGTGACATTTGTTGCTAATCTTAATATAAATGTTGCCCCAGATCCCACTATCTATAGTCTCTCTAGTATAAAATGGTTCCTTTTGCGAAAGGTAAAACAAATACATGAAGATGCTAAAATTGTTGTGGTAGACCAGGGAGATGAGCATCTTCACTATTGCCCACAGTGTAATTTTACAAACTTGTCAGTAATTTGCTTGTTTTTCAGCTTCTTGCATGCACGTTTAAGGACGGCCACCCTGCGCCACGATCATGATGGACAGGCTACTTTGCTGAACCTGTTACTGAGAAATTACCTGGTGTATAATTTGTATGATCAGGCTGAGAAACTCGTCTCTAAATCCATTTTCCCCGAACAAGCTAACAACAATGAGTGGGCACGATACCTTTATTACACAGGTGAGATTCAGTCCAATCTGAAGTAAAGGCTAAAGAGGTATGACCACTTAAAATAAAATAGAAAGACTTAGAGGGGACAACTGTTGTGGAAAGCACATTCATTTATTTCCCCAGTCATGATGCAACACAATGTCCCCATTCCTTTTTGTGCATGACTCATGACTTCAAAAGTGTTACCAACAATAACTGGTTTTACCTATCTCCTGCCACcatgtactctttcccctccacccactcatctttttctggtttcttcccccttcctctccagtcctgatgaagggccacagccggaaatgtcaactgttgattcctccccattgataatgcctgacctgctgagttccatcagcactttgtatgtgttcttCAAGACTTACAGCACCtgtagaatctcatgtttatgacTGCTCATCTTAGAGGTTCTCTGTGACAAGGTAGCTAGTAAATAATCCTGTGGTACTTTGTGTTAAGACAAAGATGCTTGTAGTTTCAGCAAAATATGAATTAATCTGTTCTTAGTTGCTTTGAAATGTTGGATCTAGACATGTAAACCATCAAATCAGAATATTACAGATATATCCAAGatatatttttataaatttttttggAAGCCGTCACGTTTGTCACTTTCAGGTCGTATTAAAGCAATTCAGTTGGAATATTCAGAGGCACGAAGAACATTGACCAATGCTCTACGAAAAGCTCCACAGCATACTGCAGTTGGCTTCAAGCAAACAGTGAGTTAGGTCTTCTGTTCCTATagctttttttaattttaaaaacatGCTGCtagttttaattttttaaatgttttccaTTAAATATTATTAATCTTAACTAATGAAGTGGCTCTGTAAATGTTGTAACAAATAATTTTGTGGGGAATGTGCATTTCATTACCAGGTTCATAAGTTGCTGATTGTTGTGGAGTTACTATTGGGTGAGATCCCGGACAGGCTACAGTTCCGACAACCGTCACTCAAGAGGTCCCTGATGCCATACTTCCTGCTCACTCAGGGTCAGTACGAGGTAGCTAGACACAAACGTTAGATTCAAAGcagatttcagattttttttcccttAGAAACCAGTTACCCTGAATGTTGTCTGAGATTTAGGCAGATGGAGTTTGTGTTTTGTTCATTATATAATCTCAATGCATTTATTTGAAAAGCAAGTCATCTAGTTGGAATAAGTTGCTTTACCCCATTACACAGCCCCAACCCCATCTCAAACCATTCCTCACAACAGTATACTGTAGGAGGGACAATTTGGTACAAGTTGTAGTTTATTTACAATGCAATAATGTGGAATGATATGTAACAATAATGTGTACTAATTAGATCATATCATTTTTTTCTGTTTGGATGTCTTGTCTTTACAAAGAGTCATTATGTCATTTCCAGCAGCTACAGTTTGTGTTGTTAAAGCTTCACTTGTTTAACGTGTAAGATCATATTGAACTGTTGCTTTCATTAACTACCAAAGTTGATTTTCACCTCTGTGCATGACCAGCAGCAGAGAACTTGGCTCTCTGTTGGCCCGTCAAAAGAATAAATTTTTTCCGATGGGGTACCACAGTGGTGTAGCGGTTAGTGCGATGCTATTGCAGCTCGGTGTCAGAGTTCAGTGTACAattctggttagtaggttaattggtcattgtaaaatcaTCCTATGATTAGACTAGTGTTAAATCAGTGgtgtgctgggtggcatggctcggtaggctgttctgcactgtatctctaaattttgaaaagttaaatcagaatcaggtttattatcaccggcatgtatcatgaaatttgataacttagcagcagcagtt is part of the Hemitrygon akajei chromosome 18, sHemAka1.3, whole genome shotgun sequence genome and encodes:
- the psmd3 gene encoding 26S proteasome non-ATPase regulatory subunit 3 codes for the protein MKDTTGKHKSKEPTSEKVKAAGGPPAPDVEMKDVSAEPDGEPADSGEKSQKELDLLTLEDIREHVKQIEKAVSSKEPRFVLRALRALPSTCRRLNPTVLYKAINGFFVSNTSTRDLLLAFLEEPMDTEGDVQFRPRTGKAASVPLLPEAEAYLQLLLVIYLTNNKRYTEAQKSSDDLMQKIAAQNRRALDLVAAKCYYYHARVYEFLNKLDAVRSFLHARLRTATLRHDHDGQATLLNLLLRNYLVYNLYDQAEKLVSKSIFPEQANNNEWARYLYYTGRIKAIQLEYSEARRTLTNALRKAPQHTAVGFKQTVHKLLIVVELLLGEIPDRLQFRQPSLKRSLMPYFLLTQAVRTGNLAKFNQVLEQFGEKFQTDGTYTLIIRLRHNVIKTGVRMISLSYSRISLSDIAQKLQLDSPEDAEFIVAKAIRDGVIEASINHERGYVQSKETIDIYGTREPQLAFHQRISFCLDIHNMSVKAMRFPPKSYNKDLESAEERREREQQDLEFAKEMAEDDDDGFP